GGgcgggaagggaagagggaggaaggatcAATCTCCCCCCCAGTCCCATCTTTCCCCCCTGGCTTCCCTCGGCTGGGGCCTGAGGGAGCAGCCTTGATTTTTGTGAATGAAATGCTCTCTGGATGTGTCTTCGGTCGCCCGTTTCTGActtcctctgcctccatctccctctgAGCCTCTCTTTCTGGCCATTTCTGGTTCTCTCCCTGTTCCCTGCCCATCTCCCGTTGCTGGGTGACTCAGTGAGCTTTGCATCCGGTCTCATTCATAAATCCGGGAAGGGGTGGGGGGGGAAAGAGCCTGGGTTTCTCACCCAGCCTGTGACCTGGACGACAGGGTgcggaggcaggggtgggagaaCGGGAGCTGAGTTGATGGGCCCAGAGAAAATATATATGCGCAGGCACCCAGCTGTGAGGGGGAGCACTGGGTGGGGCTGTGGGTATGtgctgagggaggagaagggggTAATAGGGATGagcaggagggggaggggagtgCAACACCAGGGCTGTGGGGGTGGGGACGGAGAGATGGGGGAAAGGTGGGTACAGAGAGAAAGGGCAGACATGGAGAAGAAGATAGAggtgggagagaagagaaggcatGAGGAAGAAAGGAGCCATGTGGTAGAAGGTGGCCATGGGGTTGAAGGTGGGTATCGCTAGCTTAGGGTGCAGTCGACCCAGACGTGAGAGATAAAGTTGGAGGGGAGATGAGGGTTAGGGGAACATTCCATGGGAGAGCAGGATTTGAGCTCATGACTGTGTTGTCCCTGTCCTTCCCCCCACCTCCTGCAGGTACATGGTGCGGGTCCGAGCTGTGGTGATGGCCCGAGATGACTCCAGTGGGGGCTGGCTGCCTGTGGGGGGCGGGGGCCTCAGCCAGGTGAGCGTGTGTCGGGTCCGAGGGGCCAGGCCCGAGGGGGGGGCCCGCCAGGGGCACTACGTCATCCACGGGGAGCGCCTCCGGGACCAGAAAGTGAGCCACCCTGGGGCATGCGGGGAGGGTAGGgacctggggagggaggggagtggggCTGGTGTGTGGAGCAGAGGTCAGGTTGCCTCCCAGCCCAGAAATCAAGCTGGGGTGTGAAGTTTGGGAGTGAATATCTGTCCTGTAGATAAGAGTTGGGAATTGCAGGATACATGGGGTGTTAGGAAGGTCCAGTCCATTGCCACTTCCAGCCAGACTATCACAGCAGCCTCCTCGTTGTCTCCCTGTACTGCTCCTGCTCCCCTCTCCAGCCCCCTGTCTGGTCCACAGGGGCActgcctccccccaccccccgactcAGACCATGTCCCTCCTCTGTTCAAAACCCTCCACCTTGCTCAGAGATCCTCGCCACGAGGCCCTACACCACCTGGCCCTTGTCTGCCCTAAGTGTAGGAAAGCATTTGCTGGGGTCCATTTGAAAGTGTCAGAGATGGGTGACAATTCTATATATGGGTTTATCAGGAATAACTGGGCTGTCTGGCACAATGTGGAGGGAGAGTGTTGAAGTTTCAGCTAGGGATGCAGTAGAAAGATATGGATTGTGTGAAAGGCTTGGGGGAAAGGTTTTGTTTCAGAGCAGGATTCAGTGGGGGGATTTGAAATGGAGTGAAAGAATATGGTGATACTAAGCAAGGATTTGAGGGAACACCAATAGGGTGTTGGCTAGCATCTGAGGGGGAATCTGTGGAAGTTTAATAAGACTATTTTGGGGTAAGCACTGGATACAGTGCCTatgtaatcccagccacccatgaggctgatgcaggaggattgcttgagcccagagtttgagaccaacctgggcaacacagagaaagctcatctggaaaaaaaaaaaaaaaaaaaaaaaaaaaaaagagagaacattttTGGGTAAAGTTTCCAGAGATTATTACTAGAAGAGGATTAACAATAATATTGTGAGATGTTCAGTAAAGTCTGGGAAGTATTTTTGAGCCAGAGTGGGGATGCTGGGTTATCAGAAAGGGGTTAACAATATTTTGGGGCATTCAGTAAGATTCGGGGTTTCTACAGGGGTATCAGCGGGAGGTATTAGGAAAATACAGGGGTTGGGAAAATATTTGAGCATCAGAGGTGTGTTCAGTAAAACTGGGcgtagctgggtgtgggggttcatgcctgtaatcccagcactttgggaggctgaggcgggagaatcacttgagattGGGAGGTTGACTCTGCAGTGAGACctgatcacaccattgcagttcagcctgggtgacagagtaagactgtttcaaaaaacaaaacaagtaaaactGGGGAGTCATATCAGCATTGATCAGGGTTCAGGGTTACACCTAGGGCTGGTGGCCTAGGTGTAAGAAGACACTAGGGTGTGCATGAGGGCTGGTGATGGAGGAGATGTCACAGGCATGTCTGGGTTGGGGTACCTGACCCTGCTCTCCTCCTGCCCCTCAGACGACCTTGGAGTGTACCCTGAAGCCAGGCTTGGTTTACAACAAGGTGAATCCCATCTTTCACCACTGGAGCCTGGGTGACTGCAAGTTTGGACTGACGTTTCAGAGCCCTGCAGAGGCTGATGAGTTCCAGAAGAGCCTGCTGGCTGCGCTGGCCGCGCTGGGTCGAGGTGAGCAGCCCAGGTGGTGTGCACTGGGGGCTGACCTGGGAGCGGGAGGAGAAGCTGGGCTCAAGGAACtcactctctgcctctctccctgccccaggctcactcaccccctcctcttcctcctcctcctcctcctcctctccttcccaggATACTGCAGAGACCCCCTGCCCTCTGACGGTGAGTGTCCAGGATGCCTCTCTGCTGGGAGGGCAGGGGTGTTGATTCTATGAACATtcttgagcacctgctgtataaCAGGCACCATGCCACATGCTGGGGACACAAAACTGGGCCCAAACTATGAGCGTCAATTCAATCCCAGTTATTCTAGTCTTTCTGCCCTGTCATGATTCACACATTCATTCAAAGGTCCTTATTGTGCACCTTTTGTATACCAGACAGTGTTTTAGGCACTGGGttacatcagtgaacaaaaagTTCCTTTCCTCCTGGAGCTTCTATTCTAGTGTGGAAAggcagaaaattgaaaaaatatatatataagcaataaaaatgaataaatattaaaagtaaatggatgaacaaattaATGGCAACCCCATGCTTCCAGTTACTCAGGCTCTAAACCTTGGAGTCATCCCTGACTCCTCTTATCTTTTATGCGTCTCATCTCATCTGTCAGCAAATATTGGTTCCACTTTCCAAACCATCACAATCTGCCTCCAACCTGGTACCGTCCAAACTCATCTCCCAACTGGACCATCTCAGTAGCTTCTCACTGTCaactccttccctccctcccccacacacagccaGAGGATCCCTACCAACGGCTGAGTCAGATCATGCCCCTCCCACACTTGGAACCCTCCCAGGGCTCCAGCTCACTCAGGTAAAGGACAAAGTCCTTACAGTGGCATATGAGATCCCATGCCATGTGGCCCTGTGTGTCTGGCCCCCTTGCTTACTCGGCTCCAGCCACACAGCCTCCTGGCTCTTACTCTAACATGGCAGGCACAGTCCTGCCCCAGCGCCTCTGGACTGGCTGTTGCCTGGAACACTCACAGATTTCCTTGTGGCTCATTCCCTTGTTTCTTTCAGGGCTTTACACAAATATCAACTTCTCAGATGGCCTCCCTGagtatttaaatttaagtattcCATTTAAAATTGCAATCTATCAATGCCCCTTGTCTAGTGCTAATTTTTTCCCATGTTCTAAAgcattttccttatttcctttctgaaattactattatcttttttgtttttgagacagtcttgcactgtcacccaggctggagtgcagggacacaatcttggttcactgtaacctccacctcctaggttcaagggattcttctgcctcagtcccccaagcagctgggattacaggtgctcagctgattttttgtatttttagtagagatgggatttcactatgttggccaggctggtctcaaactcctgaccttgtgatccgcccgctttggcctcccaaagtgctgggattacaggcgtatttCCTGGCCTATTTTCTTCTTATCTATTAGTTTATGGTCTATCTCCCATGCTAGAATGTCAGCTTCAGGCCGGCAAGGATCTTTTGTTGGTTTCTTGCTGTGTCTCCAATGCctgaaacagtgcctggcacacagtaagtgtttagtaaatatgtgttgaataaactgaatgaatgaatgcacataATATCGGGTGCAATTTGGCACTTGCTGGAAACCATGGGAGTTACGGAAAACACCTGCAGGAACAAAATTGATTCCCTGGGCAGAAAAGTGGGGGGATTCCAGGGTCATGGGAGATGAAGTGGGGCCACAACAGTTGCAGACGACATCGCGCGCTTACCCGGGAAAGATGCTCTGCTGTCCAGGCCCCCTCTGGAATCTGCACTGTGGTCTTTGTGAGTCTGGCACGTTGTGGGTGCTCAATGAATGTCTATTGAAGGCAGTGTGCAGATGAGGTAGGAGTTATGCCCAAGTGACAGAAAGGAAGCTAAGGGTCTGAGAAGTCATGTTTCGGCTAGTTTCAGAACAGAGGCTGGTTTGCATGGGAAGAGGAGCACTCAGAGTGGGTGGGACTGCCCCAATAAAAGTGTGGGGCTGGGAGTGAGAGAGGAAGGCAGCTGGCTGCCCCGGGGAGGGGGGTTCTGAGAAGCGGGAAGACCATTAGATGTTCTGCAGGTTTGGCGAGCTGGTTAGATCAGGAAAAGAgttccacaaaaataataataagcatttCCAGTTCTCCCAGTACTTCAGGCATGTGCTGTGCCCTTGACAGTGGCCCTAACCGCATCCTTATGAATAGGTACTCTTAGGATCCccgttttacagaggaggaaactgaggctccaagaggtgAGCTCACTTGCCGGAGGTCACACAACCAGTGACAGAGCCAGGGTTTGAACCCAGGCCTTCCTGGTCGCAGAGCCCTCGCTCTCAATGGGAGGGGGTCTATGGGAGGGCATCGGCTGTGCGGGGGCGTGTCCCCGCTCTGAGGCAGCCAATCTCCTCCAGTCCCACGTGGACAGCGACTCCTCCTCCAGTCACAGCCGCCAGGAGACGCCTCCCAGCGCCGCTGCGGCCCCCGTCATCACGATGGAGTCAGCTTCAGGCTTCGGGCCGACCACGCCCCCCCAGCGCCGCCGCTCCTCAGCTCAGGTGCGACCTGAGAGCCTGAGGCTCCTGGGGGAATGGGGCGGTGCACTCGGGACCCAAAGGGAGCGGGAGCCATGGTCCAGGGGGGTGAAAAACCACAGATTCCAGGGGATGGCTGACCTGATAACTGGGCGGGACTGGGAGAAAGCGGCGGGGAAATAGGGAGAGGCTTGGAGGCCTGGGTTGCTTGGAGGCTTGGGTGCGGGCTTCCCGAGTCTCCTTGCGCTCTTGGAGATTTTAAGGGGTTCCGAAGTCCAGAGAGGTTTAGGACCATTTTCAGAGTGTATATTTGGGGAACTCCTGGAAGAGGACTGTTAAATTAACGAGGAGGGTGGGCGAGTCAGTACCCAGGAGGGTAAAAGGGGCCCAGGAACCAAACTCCTGCGCCTTTAAGGAGGAGGTGGCTGGGTCCAGAACCCCTGGATCTCAAGATGGagggggctgggagctggggctCTTGGATCTTAAGAGAGGACAGGACTGGGAACCTTCGGCCTCTGGGTCCTTAAAGGTGTGGGGTTGGTGCGTGGATTCCTCTGTCTGTCCCTGGAGAAAAGTGGGGATTGAGGGACCTTGGGAGAGAAGCAAGCTGGGGTCTTGAAAATCTCAATCCCAGACCCAAGAGTGCGCTAGGGAACTGGATCCTTGAGGCTGAGACTGGGATGGATTCTGATCTCTTTGTCCCTTCGTCCTGCAGAGCTACCCGCCGCTTCTACCGTTCACGGGGATTCCGGAGCCCTCAGAGCCcctggcaggggcagggggcctggggtggggcGGCCGCGGCTACGAGGATTACCGGCGCTCCGGGCCACCCGCGCCCCTCTCCCTGTCCACCTGCGTCGTGCGCTTCGCCAAGACCGGCGCGTTGAGGGGCGCCGCCCTGGGGCCCCCAGCGGCACTACCTGCCCCTTTGACCGAGGCTGCGCCCCCAGCGCCCCCAGCTCGCCCACCCCCCGGCCCGGGCCCAGCCTCTGCGCCTGCCAAGGCCTCCCCTGAGGCGGAGGAGGCAGCACGCTGTGTGCATTGCCGCGCGCTCTTCCGCCGCAGAGCAGACGGGCGTGGCGGCCGCTGCGCAGAGGCCCCGGACCCGGGTCGCCTCCTGGTGCGCCGTCTGAGCTGCCTGTGGTGCGCCGAGAGCTTGCTCTACCACTGCCTGTCGGACGCCGAGGGCGACTTCTCGGACCCGTGCGCCTGCGAGCCGGGCCACCCGCGCCCCGCCGCGCGCTGGGCCGCTCTGGCCGCGCTCTCCCTGGCAGTGCCCTGCCTCTGCTGCTACGCGCCCCTGCGCGCGTGCCACTGGGTCGCAGCGCGATGCGGTTGCGCCGGCTGCGGGGGTCGCCACGAGGAGGCTGCGCGGTGAGGACGGCCTGATGGGTCCCCTAGCCGGCCCGAGGACCCAAAATTGAGGGTCCAGGACCCGGGACTCCGTTCGGACCTAAAACCCAAACCTAGGCACATCCGGAACTTGGAGCTTGAGTTTGGATTGAGAGATCTCAGACCTGGAACCTGGAACCCAAACCTAGGACTGAGAGACCCCAGCCCCAGCTTCATTGGGATGTCTGTCCAAGAGGTCCCAGGCGTACTGAGTTCTGGCGTTCCCCCACCCCTACACCCCACGAGGAGGCTCCAGGCGTCCCCATACTTTGCATCTCAGAAGGGCCAGGGAGCGCATAGATCCCTGAAAGGGCAGGTCCCTGTTGAAATGAACGACATAGACCCCGGTCACGCCTGGCACCATGTCCCTCAGATTACAGCCCCACAATTAGTCAGGACTTGCCCATACCTGACTCTGCCTTTATTCAACTCCCAGATCAGATCTTGAGACCATAGGACCTAGAGTCACCCCCAAACAGTCCCTGAATGTTCACCTAAGACCTGGTGCCCCCACATCTGAGACACTCTTACAGTCTCAGGACCCCTGAGACAGCAGGACCCCCGGGACAGTTTCAAACAGAGTTTGAAACTCTGTTATGCTCTGGAATCTCCAGATGCTGCCCCAACATCTGCCCACAACTGAGTGCCCGCAGACCTGGCCTCCAATCCAGGAACACTGAAGTCTAAGATGTCCAGGGAACCCCCAGACACCCTAGGACCCCGGACTCCTTATGATGCACTGAGTGCTCGGATATACTCAAACACGAGATGTTCTCTTACCAAAATGACTTGGGATGCCCATCCCAGAGCCCCCAAGATCCACATATCAGACACCAAGATGCTCTGGAAGCCAGGGATCAAAGACCTCCATAGGTCCACCCACCCCAAAGCCAGGGTTCTCAGGAGCTTTGGATATCATTTATAGGACTCAGAGGTGCCTAGTGCCCTCAAATGTGCGACTGAAGGCTACCAACACTTCAGGGCCCGAGATACTGGTCTCGAGTTCTCAAACAGCCCTCTCACAGTTCCTCCTGGACCTGGATTTTGAGACCCCAAATGCCCTGGAATCTTCAGCTTCTTTCTATCCACAGATTCCCGACCCCTTAAGGGCTGGGAATCCAGCTCCCAGAAGATGGGATGCTCATGGCGACCCAGACCTCTGACCCCCTTGGCCCTCAGCCCCTGAGTGACCCCAAGGTACTTTAGGAGCACTGGATCCAATACCCCAAAGGTGCCACTGACCCCCAAATGCAAGGCTCAAGACCCTACAACACTGGGATTGTTCCTGATCCAAGACCTTCGTCCCTCCAAACCAGAGGCATTCAGATTTGCGGTGCCCCAAGACCCTAGCACCCTCAGACCCCATATTTCTTTGGACTCAAACCTCTCTAGCCTGATGAACCCCAAGATGCCTCTACATCCGATTCCCCCAGCCCCACTTGTCCATCCTTGGAGACCTGCTGCCCCTTGAATCCTGCCATCCATAGGCCCCCAAAACTCCAAGGTTCCAGACTCTGGAATTCTGGTCCCAAGGATCCCAGCCCAAGCCCCCAGCAATCCTCAGAATTACCCCTTTATCTTAGGGTGGGATCCCTTGCATTTGGAACTCATTGTAGGACTGCCCagggtggggcgcagtggctcatgccttgtaatcccagcactttgggaggccaaggaaggaggatcgcttgaggccaggagtttgagaccagcctgggtaatgtagtgagaccctgtctcttaaagaaaaaaaaaaaaaagggaccaACTAGGAGCTCCGTCACTGTCATGTCTAGGACCCAGCATTGTCACAGATGATTATGCAGAGTCTTCATTAAGTGAAGGCATACAGCCCAGGGTTTCGAGGAGCTGGAAGTCACACCAGTCTGCTGGCCATGCTGTGCCCTTGGAAGTGTGTGCAATGGAACCTTTCAGGCTAGCTATGGCTCTGCTGTCCCACAGCCCCCACCCTTGCAGATCTTCCTTCAAGTTCAACCTTAATTCCTAGTCCAGGTTCAAGTTCCACCTTTTATGTTCTGCCCCTCCATTAACCCCTTctcttcctatttatttatttatttgtttgtttgtttgttttgagacagaatcccgctctaccacccaggctggagttctgtggcacaatctcggcttaccacaatctccccctcccgggttcaagccattcttctgcctcagcctcccgagtagctgggatatcaggcatgtgccaccacacccggctagttttttgtattttgaatagagatagggtttcaccatgttggccaggatggtctggaactcctgaccttgtgatccacctgcctcagcctcccaaagtgctgggattacaggcgcgagccactgcgcctggctctcTTCCACTTTAGAGTTAGAAGTTGCTTCAGGAAGTTTGAAAGCCTGTGGCCCGCTGAGTGTCTTCTTCTGTGCAAGGGGGGAGTGCCAcaggcttttttttccccaagtgaaATGGGACTTCCAGTGGATTGAAGATCTGGTGTCCTGTATGGGGGCATCAAGGTCTTGGAGCAAGACAGCCTCAGTGTTGTGTGGGCTTGGAACCTGCATCTGGCCCCAAGCATCTGGAACTGTGCACTTAACCTTTCTTCATTACCCAGACTTGGATGGCCTTGTTGGGGTTCAAGGGATAGgtcctctgtctcttcctttaaattattaattatttattacatCCGGAACCTGTGAGATTCAGCACTCCCAACCAGACCCTGGGATGGGTGAGAGAAAAGCGGGGgtgtctctcccctccccactctgcCCAGCTCTCATCACTGTCAGACCCACCAGAGCTGAGGGTGGAGGGATTGGGGGCTGGGGCAGCCTGGGTTCCCATGcccctctctgtgcctcggtCTCCCCCCTTCCGTGGTGGGCAGGGGGGAAGCTCCATTCTTAACCTACCTCGTTTTGGGGAGGGGTGGGACGGGGGACCAGAGTGCTGTACGGTGCTGTGGGATCTGCAGATGAAGCGGTGGGGGCTGGGGAAAGGTCCCCTGGCCACCACTTCCCAGCAGCGCCTCTCCCAGGTCCCCCAGTCCTGCTCCCTGGTGAGACCCACCTCTGATCCATGATTCCCCTTCATTGCCCCCAAATCAGGGGTGCATGGAGGGCCGCCCTGGGAGCCAGGCAGACCTCAGACCCTAGAGCCCCCAGGCCCAATTTCCCAGCCGCTTGCCCCTCAGATTGGATGCTTGGCCCCCAGATTTGGGGGAAGCACCCCAACACATATCTTCCTGATCTTGATTCTAAGCCAGTCTGTGACCTCAATATTGTTAGTGTCAGTGCAGGCTGAAGTGGTGGGGGAGGATGGGGGCCAAAGACCCAGCCTTGTCATCGGGGGAGGGGGCACGAGATCTGCTCCAAGAAATGTCTGTGACAAAGTCTCAGCCTGTGTTATTTATTTGCCTCTGTGCACCCCACCCACTCACCTTCCTGAACTGCCAAACAAGTCTCCTACTTCAGTTCTTCCTTCTCCCATCAGACCCTCAAGCTGAGTTTTATAAGACACTCAACAAgtgcatttattgaacacctaatTATGTGCCAAGCCCTGTTGAAAGCACTGGAGATGAAGCCGTGGGCAGAGCAGACCGAAGTCCCTCCTGCAAAGAGTTTATGAGCTTTATAATAGCGGAGATAATGAGTAAATGACTTAATATGTTAGAAATgatagcagaaagaaaaaaacaaagtgggAATGGGGGATACACACCATTTTAGCGAGAGTGGCCAGGTCAGGCCCTCCTCAGGAGCTGGCATTTGTTGTCGTCGTTTTaagacggagtctgactctgtcacccaggccagagtacagtggcatgatctctgctcactgcagcctctgcctcctgggttcaagcgattctcctgcctcaggctcccgagtagctgggactacaggtgggtacCACGatgctcggttaatttttgtatttttagtggagtcggggtttcaccatgttggccaggctggtctcgaactcctgacctcaagtgatccacctgccttggtctctcaaagtgtcCCAAGTGATTCCAGGTGGAAATCTCCCAagtgattacagatgtgagccactgtgcccggccaggagcTGGCATTTGAATAAAGCCCTGACGGGGGTGAGGGAGTCCTGGGGATGTCTGCAGGGAAGGGTGTTTTAAGTaaagggaacagccagtgcaaggccctgaggcaggagtgtgTCTGGTAAGTCTGAGGAGCTTCAGGGAGCTAGAGTGTTGAGAGGGGAGGAAGCAAAGAAGAGAGTGCCAGGAGATGAGGGCAGAGGGGCGATGGGGCAGATCTGTAAGGCGTTGAAGGCATTGAATGGACTTAGGTTTTTACCCTGAGAGAGACGGAGCCACAGGAAATTTCAAGCATGGAAGGGATGTGACCTGACTCAGTTCACAGGCTCCCTCTGCTGCATGTGGTCAGCAGAGTGGGAGTGGGCTGGGGGGCAGTTTGCCAAAGAGGAGGCTGCTGTGAAGGTTCAGGACAAGACAGCAGCAGGCAGGTCCAGGGTGAGGGCCCTGAAGAGTGGAGAAGTGGGCAGGTGCTGGGCCTACTTTGTAAATAGAATCCACAGATTTATATATGGGGTTTGAGATAAAGAGAGGAGTCAAGATTGGAAGTCCAGGTTTTTGGctggagcaatttttttttttttttttgagacggagtctcgctctgccgcccaggctggagtgcaatggccggatctcagctcactgcaagctccgcctcccgggttcatgccattctcctgcctcagcctcccgagtagctgggactacaggcgcccgccaccgcgcccggctagttttttttgtatttttaagtagagacggggtttcaccgtgttagccaggatggtctcgatctcctgacctcgtgatccgcccgtctcggcctcccaaagtgctgggattacaggcttgagccaccgcgcccggccaattttttttttttttttttaattgagatcatcacccaggctggagtgcagtggcatgatcacagctcattgcagcctcaaactcctgagctcaagtgatcccctcacctcagcctcccgagcagctgggattacaggtgcgcaccaccaatcctggataattttaaaaatgtttttgtagagacatggtctcactatgttgcctggtctggtcttaaactcctgggctcaagcgatcctcccacctcagcctcctgaagtgtggggattacaggtgtgagcccctgtggcCCGCCTCTGGGCAATTTTTAACATTCGATTTATGTCAACAAATAGCCCGCCAAGTGTCCTGCCTTGGGGTAAACAGGGTTATGGGGTTACTCAGATCTGTCCTTAAGGAACAAGTTCTATCCCTGTTCTTCCCTCCAGGCTCCTGGTCCACCCCCAACTTCCAGCAGAATTGTCTAGGAACTACTGGATACCAGAATACTGTAAGGAAGAGATTAGATCTAACACAATGTTTACTtagcaatagcaacaaaacaaCAGTAGTAGTAACTGTAGAAATAGGTTCCGTGGTTTAAGAGCATGGAGTCTGGAATTTCATCTTCAAGCCGTGGCATCACCAGGAATTCACTCTGTGACTTATCTTCTCTCAATcttagttttctcctctgtaaaagaGATAAGATACTTTGCCCAGTAGTACACAttaaatgctatatatatatatattagttattCTTTATTAAGTACTCCCTTTATATCTGCTAAGCACTTTTTACATATGAAACTCCAATTAATCCTCAGTAACAGCTCTaagaggtaggtactattatccccGTTACATAGATGGGAAGCAATTTGGCAGGAACATGGAGCTGGTGAGTAATAGAATCAAACCCTAACCCTTGTCTGCCTGACTCCTAGGGTATAATTTCTCAACCACTATGGTGCACTGCACCTACTCATTCCAAGGCTTAGAAGGGAGAGGAGTGAAGGCCTAACAGGCACATTGTGACCGATGAGGAGGGCCTGGTGTGTGAGGGGTGTGCCGGGATTCCTAGGTCCCTTATGTAATTCAAACCCTGAGGTGTAAAGGAGGGAGAAAGTTTTGGATTTTAGGCTGAGTTGGGTGAACACCACTCCATCTGGGCTGCTTTAAGAGCAGAGGacagggccaggcacactggctcaagcctgtaatcccaacactttgggaggctgagggggaaggattgcttgaaccctggagttaAGAGGCAAACCTGGGAGACATAGCTggacccctctctacaaaaatttcttttttgacatggagtctcgctctgtcacccaggctggagtgcagtggcttg
The sequence above is a segment of the Macaca nemestrina isolate mMacNem1 chromosome 20, mMacNem.hap1, whole genome shotgun sequence genome. Coding sequences within it:
- the LOC105495405 gene encoding sprouty-related, EVH1 domain-containing protein 3 isoform X1 is translated as MCLRSPVSDFLCLHLPLSLSFWPFLVLSLFPAHLPLLGDSVSFASGLIHKSGKGWGGKEPGFLTQPVTWTTGYMVRVRAVVMARDDSSGGWLPVGGGGLSQVSVCRVRGARPEGGARQGHYVIHGERLRDQKTTLECTLKPGLVYNKVNPIFHHWSLGDCKFGLTFQSPAEADEFQKSLLAALAALGRGSLTPSSSSSSSSSSPSQDTAETPCPLTSHVDSDSSSSHSRQETPPSAAAAPVITMESASGFGPTTPPQRRRSSAQSYPPLLPFTGIPEPSEPLAGAGGLGWGGRGYEDYRRSGPPAPLSLSTCVVRFAKTGALRGAALGPPAALPAPLTEAAPPAPPARPPPGPGPASAPAKASPEAEEAARCVHCRALFRRRADGRGGRCAEAPDPGRLLVRRLSCLWCAESLLYHCLSDAEGDFSDPCACEPGHPRPAARWAALAALSLAVPCLCCYAPLRACHWVAARCGCAGCGGRHEEAAR
- the LOC105495405 gene encoding sprouty-related, EVH1 domain-containing protein 3 isoform X2 gives rise to the protein MVRVRAVVMARDDSSGGWLPVGGGGLSQVSVCRVRGARPEGGARQGHYVIHGERLRDQKTTLECTLKPGLVYNKVNPIFHHWSLGDCKFGLTFQSPAEADEFQKSLLAALAALGRGSLTPSSSSSSSSSSPSQDTAETPCPLTSHVDSDSSSSHSRQETPPSAAAAPVITMESASGFGPTTPPQRRRSSAQSYPPLLPFTGIPEPSEPLAGAGGLGWGGRGYEDYRRSGPPAPLSLSTCVVRFAKTGALRGAALGPPAALPAPLTEAAPPAPPARPPPGPGPASAPAKASPEAEEAARCVHCRALFRRRADGRGGRCAEAPDPGRLLVRRLSCLWCAESLLYHCLSDAEGDFSDPCACEPGHPRPAARWAALAALSLAVPCLCCYAPLRACHWVAARCGCAGCGGRHEEAAR
- the LOC105495405 gene encoding sprouty-related, EVH1 domain-containing protein 3 isoform X3 — protein: MESASGFGPTTPPQRRRSSAQSYPPLLPFTGIPEPSEPLAGAGGLGWGGRGYEDYRRSGPPAPLSLSTCVVRFAKTGALRGAALGPPAALPAPLTEAAPPAPPARPPPGPGPASAPAKASPEAEEAARCVHCRALFRRRADGRGGRCAEAPDPGRLLVRRLSCLWCAESLLYHCLSDAEGDFSDPCACEPGHPRPAARWAALAALSLAVPCLCCYAPLRACHWVAARCGCAGCGGRHEEAAR